The nucleotide sequence CCCGTTCGCCATCCAGAAGTCATGCGAGTTCAAGGTCAATCTCTACTACAACGTGAACTCCGGAAAGACCCAGAAGAAGACGATCAGCGAAGACGAAAAAGGGGAGAAGCTGGTGTTCCATGCTGCCCCGATGGGCGTGGGCGTGGAGACGTGGACATGGATCGGGGGAGACAACTTCGACGTTGCCGTGCAGTGACTCCCGCGAACTTGGAACATGCCTTCGGCTCGGGGAGGCAGGATCGCCGTTCTTGATCACCCGGCCTCCCGCTCCCGTCGCTCGAGCCATTCGAGATACCAGCTGTGGAAGGTGTGGCGGTTTCCGCGTGCGTCGAGGTAGGGCTCGAAGGGCGGGTTGGTCGCACAGTCCCGGTTGCGCAGCTCCCCGCTGTGCGGTCCGACAACGATGAGCCATCCGGTCATGCCGCACCCGTTGTCGCTGACATGGATCGCACCCCGCACACGCTCCTCGTACCAGACCGATTCACCGGCCTCGCCGAAGACCTCGTAGTAGGCGTCCAGATAGTCCTCTTCTTCGTCGCGGGTGGTGGGCTCGTGGCCGGCCGTGCGAAGGGTCGCTCTCTGCTGGTCAGCCCAGTCCTCCGTCTCGACGAACGGTCCACTCGGGTCCAGCAGCAGGGGCTCGCCCTCGTCCCAGACCCATCCCCATCTCCCGTCGACCCGGCGCAACGATGTCAGCTCGATCGCCGGTCCCGGTCCGCCGGCCCCGACCTCTGCCAAGAACGTGCGGTACTCCTCGGGCAGTGCGACGCCGTACTGCGCCTCGACCTCGGCGATCTCGGCGGCAGTCAGGACGGGTTCGAAGATCGGGTGCGGAGAAGGCTCCGAGCCGTGGGCTCGATGTTCGGCCTCGACCACCGCGATGACGCGTTCTCGGACTCCTGACCAGTCTGTTTGCGTGCCCATGACCTCTCCTGTCGACGCGGCCATGAACATTAGTCCAGGACGAGTCGATCAGGTTCGCTCTGCGCCGTCGGACGAGAATCTTCCAGTGCGCACACCAGGAACACCCCGCGGGCCCGTAGCGTTGTGACTCACGACGAGGTGTGCACCTCGGTGCGGCGGACGGAGGTGAGGCAGATGCGACACCTGCCCCACCCCTGCGCCCTGAACCCGCGCCGTGTCGTCCACCTCCACTCCCGGCCGCACATAGATCTTCAGCGCGTGGCCGGCGCGCTCTGTCGCCCCTGACCTTCCCCCAGCCTTCGGCGGGGGACCTGTCCCGCTGCGCTCGACACCGCCGTGCCCACCCCTGTGGGAGGGCCCGGTGATCTCGTATGGACTTCCAGGAAGGCACCGCATCGTGTCGTCAACTCATCCTTCTCCCTTGCATCTTGCCGTCGCTCTGGACGGCACCGGCTGGCATCCCGCCTCCTGGCGTGAGCCGGTGGCCCGCCCCCGGGATCTGTTCACCGCCGCCTATTGGGCCGATCTGGTCGCGGAGGCCGAGCGCGGTCTTCTCGACTTCGTGACCATCGAGGACGGCCTCGGTCCGCAGTCCTCCCACTTCCTGGACCCGGACGAGCGCACCGACCAGGTACGCGGCCGCCTCGACGCCGTCCTGATCGCCTCCCGTGTGGCACCGTTGACCCGGCACATAGGCCTCGTGCCGACGGTGGTCTCCACCCACACGGAGCCGTTCCACATCTCCAAGGCGATCGCCACCCTCGACTACGTCAGCACCGGACGCGCCGGCCTGCGCGTGCAGATCACCGCCCGTCCCGACGAGGCCGCTCACTTCGGCCGCCGCACCGTCCCGCGT is from Streptomyces cadmiisoli and encodes:
- a CDS encoding SMI1/KNR4 family protein; translation: MGTQTDWSGVRERVIAVVEAEHRAHGSEPSPHPIFEPVLTAAEIAEVEAQYGVALPEEYRTFLAEVGAGGPGPAIELTSLRRVDGRWGWVWDEGEPLLLDPSGPFVETEDWADQQRATLRTAGHEPTTRDEEEDYLDAYYEVFGEAGESVWYEERVRGAIHVSDNGCGMTGWLIVVGPHSGELRNRDCATNPPFEPYLDARGNRHTFHSWYLEWLERREREAG
- a CDS encoding putative leader peptide; this encodes MRHLPHPCALNPRRVVHLHSRPHIDLQRVAGALCRP